In the genome of Leishmania panamensis strain MHOM/PA/94/PSC-1 chromosome 17 sequence, one region contains:
- a CDS encoding hypothetical protein (TriTrypDB/GeneDB-style sysID: LpmP.17.0800), whose protein sequence is MSALAKKMMEKYGWKEGEGLGKERTGTKSYVKVTRRDPHTATGLGHAADPAQGGSLASSHAVELDAIYGQLCKVTRKRQQQPNKSHVNQADASEGLVDSEDELSDVSSTRSCASSSNANNKPEEAVSAAARAPVKRQRRVLSSSLSNSNREDDNSSDDVHTSSKRLKSEHVGDVTRMSDKELLQRCGGVRLGRAGRHRFFDGKLKRIRDAS, encoded by the coding sequence ATGTCCGCTTTGGCCAAGAAGATGATGGAGAAGTACGGGTggaaggagggcgagggaCTTGGCAAGGAGCGGACCGGCACCAAGTCTTACGTGAAGGTGACTCGCCGCGATCCTCACACTGCCACCGGCCTCGGCCACGCCGCTGACCCTGCACAGGGCGGCAGCTTGGCTTCGTCGCACGCCGTCGAACTCGACGCCATCTACGGCCAGCTCTGCAAAGTGACGAGgaagcgacagcagcagccaaacAAATCGCATGTCAACCAAGCCGATGCCTCTGAAGGTCTGGTAGACAGTGAGGATGAGCTGAGCGATGTGAGCTCCACCAGAAGCtgtgccagcagcagcaacgcgaACAACAAGCCAGAAGAAGCGGTGTCGGCCGCAGCTCGCGCCCCAgtgaagcggcagcgccgcgtccTGTCGTCCTCCCTCTCGAATAGTAATAGAGAGGATGAtaacagcagcgacgacgttCATACAAGTAGTAAGCGGCTGAAGAGCGAGCACGTGGGCGATGTCACTCGTATGTCCGACAaggagctcctccagcgctgcggtggggTGCGCCTTGGTCGTGCAGGCCGCCATCGCTTCTTTGATGGAAAGCTGAAGCGCATACGCGACGCCAGCTAA
- a CDS encoding OSM3-like kinesin, putative (TriTrypDB/GeneDB-style sysID: LpmP.17.0780), with the protein MGKKEHAAAAENIRVLVRCRPFSEKEKAVGHKTCVDLDMVQNTVTVKSVIGEPDRWTFDAVINNNFSQQDIFTQFIMPLTESVLSGFNATVFAYGQSGSGKTHTMTGVMGDNALEGVIPRCVKHIFNTVKMMKDEAPGTTVNMYVSFMELYNGKVRDLLAKQQVSLDIREAKDHTFFVQGAVVAQVKFPADVIRHLEEGTDRRRVASTELNTDSSRSHSVFSLILECTETLEDGRTRAVSSKLNLVDLAGSERQGKTGASGDTLKEGCNINLSLSALGTVIDTIVKGGAHVPFRSSPLTMLLKDSLGGNSKTVMFANINPSERNMSETVSTLRFADRAKQIKNKPVVNMDSKDRTIAELTEMVKDLRAKLAKYQNEGTAELENEVAQLQEKMGQLEVQLDNATKSREADLVDYETTKATLAAERQTFNTRLLSMEDEVVQLQNQLQISESNAVTIQSQLSDVWSQCYNYFLTPEEKAAKTLEQLQATTSLEEVLRNTKKKVEGGSEAALLEKIQSLTADLNASQAEHKATEKELKSNKTQLERHLAEVREELAEWKGVSLGLGGSSGDDQVAVPMMQQQKLMAAIKLDDKGATAIKLLREENKMLRHQLMAATSVVSDSAAAVAAPQQNSASIPMKNTTDDSAVPLELQQSTSAAAISSLQAELKEMKAKVVHVTASREALYAELEAQRTELAKLEFAMAQQDRQLVKVQQGYEAKLAAATQSEDEVTRLETRLRERSDQMEQLRTLLEKQKAIIVKNNEKAEYFQVSLRDKTEAFVALEHQLREQLENKDAQMQQLINKRVAEFAQQRNVDMSEKSHRQKKLKKKIQKLQEELHKWEAQFDMKVCECEDLRNALEEKKVEQLRMLRRIELSSDEAEALEQKEQIQNALERAKQERRRKDDLFAMGELPSAKTVARRSAADPSDDSEC; encoded by the coding sequence ATGGGCAAGAAGGagcacgccgctgcggcggagaACATCAGGGTGCTCGTCCGATGCCGTCCTTTTagtgagaaggaaaaggcggtGGGTCATAAGACCTGCGTCGACCTTGACATGGTGCAGAACACCGTGACTGTGAAGAGCGTCATTGGTGAGCCCGATCGCTGGACATTCGATGCGGTGATCAACAACAACTTCTCCCAGCAGGATATCTTCACTCAGTTCATTATGCCACTGACCGAGTCCGTACTCAGCGGCTTCAACGCGACAGTATTCGCCTACGGCCAATCCGGCTCCGGTAAGACGCACACTATGACAGGTGTGATGGGCGACAATGCGCTTGAGGGGGTCATTCCGCGCTGTGTTAAGCACATTTTCAACACCGTGAAAATGATGAAGGACGAGGCGCCGGGCACCACTGTCAACATGTACGTCTCCTTCATGGAGTTGTACAATGGTAAGGTGCGTGACCTGCTAGCGAAGCAGCAGGTGTCCTTGGACATCCGTGAGGCGAAGGACCACACCTTCTTTGTGCAGGGCGCCGTTGTGGCGCAGGTCAAGTTCCCAGCAGATGTCATCCGGCATCTGGAGGAGGGCACggaccgccgccgcgtcgcgtCCACAGAGCTGAACACCGATAGCAGCCGCTCGCActctgttttctctctcattctGGAGTGTACCGAGACCCTCGAAGACGGCAGAACCCGCGCTGTGTCGAGCAAGCTGAACTTGGTAGACCTGGCCGGCTCGGAGCGCCAGGGCAAGACCGGCGCCTCTGGCGACACGCTGAAGGAGGGGTGCAACATCAACCTCTCACTGAGCGCTCTCGGCACCGTCATCGACACCATTGTCAAGGgtggcgcacacgtgccaTTCCGCAGCAGCCCTCTGACGATGCTGCTGAAGGACTCGCttggcggcaacagcaaaacTGTCATGTTTGCCAACATCAACCCCAGCGAGCGCAACATGTCGGAGACTGTGTCAACGCTGCGCTTTGCCGATCGCGCCAAGCAGATAAAGAACAAGCCGGTTGTGAACATGGACTCGAAGGATCGGACGATCGCGGAGCTGACGGAAATGGTGAAGGATCTGCGCGCTAAACTGGCCAAGTACCAGAATGAGGGCACGGCAGAGCTGGAAAATGAGGTGGCGCAGTTGCAGGAGAAGATGGGTCAActggaggtgcagctggacAACGCCACGAAGAGTCGCGAGGCGGATCTGGTCGACTACGAGACGACAAAGGCCACTCTtgcagcggagcggcagaCATTTAACACTCGTCTCCTTTCTATGGAGGACGAGGTTGTCCAGCTGCAGAATCAGCTGCAGATCTCCGAGAGCAACGCAGTGACAATTCAGTCGCAGCTGAGCGACGTCTGGTCGCAGTGTTACAATTACTTCCTAACgccagaggagaaggcggcgaagacgctggagcagctgcaggccacTACGTCActcgaggaggtgctgcgaaACACCAAAAAGAAGGTTGAAGGAGGCAGTGAAGCGGCCTTGCTGGAGAAGATTCAGTCACTGACGGCCGACCTCAATGCGTCACAGGCTGAGCACAAGGCCACCGAGAAAGAGCTCAAGTCCAACAAGACACAGCTAGAGCGGCACCTGGCAGAAGTGAGGGAGGAGCTGGCCGAATGGAAGGGAGTCTCGCTTGGGCTTGGTggtagcagcggcgatgacCAAGTGGCGGTACCtatgatgcagcagcagaagctgaTGGCGGCGATCAAGCTCGATGACAAGGGTGCGACAGCGATCAAGCTTCTACGTGAGGAAAACAAGATGCTGCGACACCAGCTGATGGCGGCGACATCCGTGGTGTCTGACTCGGCTGCCGCGGTTGCTGCACCCCAGCAGAACTCAGCCTCCATCCCCATGAAGAACACGACGGACGActcagcagtgccgctggaACTGCAGCAGTCCACAAGTGCGGCGGCCATTAGCAGCCTTCAGGCGGAGCTTAAGGAGATGAAGGCCAAGGTGGTGCACGTGACTGCCTCTCGCGAGGCTCTCTACGCGGAACTGGAGGCCCAACGCACGGAGCTCGCCAAGCTGGAGTTCGCCATGGCGCAGCAGGACCGGCAGCTTGTCAAGGTGCAGCAAGGGTACGAAGCGAAGCTGGCGGCGGCTACCCAGTCTGAGGATGAGGTGACGCGGCTGGAGACCCGCCTGCGCGAGCGCTCCGACCAgatggagcagctgcgcacattactggagaagcagaaggcaATCATCGTCAAGAACAACGAGAAAGCAGAGTATTTCCAGGTCTCACTGCGGGACAAGACTGAAGCCTTCGTAGCGCTTGAGCATCAGCTCCGTGAGCAACTGGAGAACAAGGATGcgcagatgcagcagctcattAACAAGCGCGTCGCCGAGTTTgcccagcagcgcaacgTCGACATGAGTGAGAAGTCCCACCGTCAGaagaagctgaagaagaagatccagaagctgcaggaagAACTGCACAAGTGGGAAGCGCAGTTTGATATGAAGGTGTGCGAATGCGAAGACCTGCGCaacgcgctggaggagaagaaggtggagcagctgcgcatgctgCGTCGCATCGAGCTCTCCAGCGATGAGGCCGAGGCCTTGGAGCAAAAGGAGCAAATCCAGAACGCCCTCGAGCGCGCCAAGCAGGAACGACGTCGTAAGGATGACCTTTTCGCCATGGGTGAGCTGCCCAGCGCCAAGACGGTGGCGAGGCGTAGCGCGGCAGATCCCTCAGATGACTCCGAGTGCTAG
- a CDS encoding hypothetical protein (TriTrypDB/GeneDB-style sysID: LpmP.17.0790) — protein sequence MQQELLLLTRRVAQLGSTADGLHGQLNEVHRAMGEVMLGQRNTDLLVQQMERRQLAGSADTQAATGSGRGTDAAHSAAVPLSDTCVSPSASYDDGTSLGAMSHATTTVTPATPPSNAQLAEQVATLQARLDQLITNIFAADRLGAVVDRMAASGIDTEKATASILPAEKPLSRANLLQQLQRRYALGTFIDAAGVTRLSSQVVRVHNVPLNMGAMEVRELCIQHVCKGNNANELVSCMVHRCSDSIPAAAAAGHTHGTVQEGANSPTATASLQYLSRKMHSKFSSAPPASAEAAMLGDLPRGDTVATIHPNTKTLEVVFTSAAAAVRALQVLNGMHLRPTLHETPLPLVVEPVVSADVLAVLKAWEDEVAAATPHVTEL from the coding sequence atgcagcaggagctgttGCTTCTGACGCGAcgtgtggcgcagctggggAGCACCGCGGACGGCCTGCACGGACAGCTCAACGAGGTGCATCGAGCAATGGGGGAAGTGATGCTGGGCCAGCGAAACACCGACCTGCTCGTGCAGCAGatggagcggcggcagcttgCCGGGTCTGCCGATACACAAGCAGCGACAGGTAGTGGTAGGGGAACGGATGCTGCTCActcagcggcggtgcctctCTCCGATACATGCGTCTCGCCTTCTGCAAGCTATGACGATGGTACCTCCCTTGGGGCCATGTCACACGCCACCACAACAGTCACACCTGCCACTCCCCCATCAAACGCACAACTAGCAGAGCAGGTCGCCACTTTGCAGGCTCGGCTAGATCAGCTCATCACTAACATCTTCGCCGCCGATCGCcttggcgccgtcgtcgatCGCATGGCGGCGTCCGGGATCGACACGGAGAAAGCTACCGCAAGCATTCTCCCTGCGGAAAAACCACTGAGTCGTGCGAatctgctccagcagctgcagcggcggtacGCACTCGGCACCTTCATTGATGCAGCCGGTGTCACTCGTCTTTCGAGCCAGGTCGTTCGGGTGCACAACGTACCTCTGAACATGGGTGCTATGGAGGTGCGGGAGCTTTGCATTCAGCACGTTTGCAAGGGGAACAACGCCAATGAGCTGGTGAGCTGTAtggtgcaccgctgctctgACAGCATacctgccgccgcagcagccggtCACACACACGGCACAGTGCAAGAAGGCGCGAACTCACCGACTGCAACAGCGTCTCTTCAATACTTATCGAGAAAGATGCACTCCAAGTTTTCTTCAGCACCCCCTGCCTCTGCAGAGGCCGCCATGCTGGGTGATCTTCCTCGCGGTGACACAGTAGCCACAATCCACCCAAACACGAAGACGCTTGAGGTGGTGTTCACTTCGGCCGCAGCCGCGGTGCGGGCCTTGCAGGTGCTGAACGGTATGCACCTGCGCCCGACGCTGCATGAAACGCCTCTGCCGCTAGTCGTTGAGCCGGTGGTGTCGGCAGatgtgctggcggtgctgaaggCGTGGGAGGATGAAgttgccgcagcgacgccacaCGTCACAGAGTTGTAG